In Cognatishimia sp. WU-CL00825, one genomic interval encodes:
- a CDS encoding Dabb family protein — protein sequence MIRHIVLTKFQSQTPESTITEIYAGLGDLTRALPGASNFGGGKSQSPEQIERGYMHGFSIDFESWDHLQAYSDNAQHKVLGGRIVENAQGGLDGVLVLDIEI from the coding sequence ATGATCCGACATATCGTTTTGACCAAATTTCAATCCCAAACCCCAGAGAGCACCATAACAGAGATTTATGCAGGGCTGGGTGACCTGACGCGCGCTCTGCCGGGGGCCTCGAACTTTGGCGGCGGGAAATCGCAAAGCCCCGAGCAAATCGAACGCGGATATATGCATGGGTTTAGCATCGACTTTGAAAGTTGGGACCACCTGCAGGCCTATTCTGATAATGCTCAGCACAAAGTGCTTGGCGGGCGTATTGTTGAAAATGCTCAGGGTGGATTGGACGGGGTGCTGGTGCTGGATATCGAAATCTAG
- a CDS encoding FAD-binding protein, whose amino-acid sequence MSAKIPQHILDALTDVKMPRLAPEPDFGAPIEVAGHRIPVHASDCLIVGSGAAGLRAAVELKRRSSNVSIISQSAWGGTSACSGSDKQTLHTANSADTGDNFKAMARAIRAGGAMDQDTAYVEAVGSPRAMASLQYLGLPLPQDPLGGTLRYKTDHDEVGRATSCGPRTSRLMVQVLAQEMIRLGIPLFNQTSALKILTEGKGPNRRVTGVLAARTKAQSPRNPLGLVLFRANTLVLAAGGPGELYRDSVFPNGCFGSLGLALEAGLELVNLTESQFGIGTRREGFPWNLSGTYVQAMPHIYSVDDTGAEHHFLAQYYRTTQELASNIFRKGYQWPFHATRMLDFGSSLIDIAIYRESALGRRVFMDFNRNPLPVDGDAPFDIKRLDEDVSAYLTTAGAQQAQPLARLHHMNPLAIELYRRYKVDITQTPLEFAVNNQHMNGGIAVDTWGRTNLTGTYAIGEAAGTHGVTRPGGAALNAGQVFGTRVAEHIAAHQAARSSQPATKNADQSAAVSELINILNTESPLHASDVRHQVQARMSDNAGIVCTADAVKKALGESQDLNQKIQATGLRCQKPNDLTRAVQWQQISLASEAVLAALDHYISQGGGSRGARAICDDAGDALPQAKSGPLQELRFRSERQTDLDHQIIVQMVDGKLQISTRPNRLFDEAATSFFERDWPAWLTGGIFDLERG is encoded by the coding sequence GTGTCTGCCAAAATCCCTCAGCATATCCTTGACGCATTGACCGATGTTAAAATGCCGCGTCTGGCACCCGAACCAGACTTTGGCGCGCCCATCGAGGTTGCGGGCCATCGTATTCCGGTGCACGCATCAGACTGTTTGATTGTCGGAAGCGGTGCAGCCGGGCTGCGCGCCGCGGTCGAGCTGAAACGCCGGTCCAGCAATGTCAGCATCATAAGCCAAAGCGCCTGGGGCGGCACGTCGGCTTGTTCGGGATCGGACAAACAAACGTTGCACACCGCAAATAGCGCAGACACGGGTGACAATTTCAAAGCCATGGCCCGCGCCATTCGCGCGGGTGGCGCGATGGACCAAGACACCGCCTATGTCGAAGCAGTTGGCTCACCTCGGGCCATGGCCTCTTTGCAATATCTGGGGCTACCTCTGCCGCAGGATCCGCTTGGCGGCACGTTGCGCTATAAAACTGATCACGACGAGGTTGGCCGCGCCACAAGTTGCGGGCCGCGCACGTCGCGTTTGATGGTGCAGGTGCTTGCACAGGAAATGATCCGCCTTGGCATTCCGCTGTTTAACCAAACAAGCGCGCTAAAAATATTGACCGAGGGCAAAGGCCCAAACCGCCGCGTAACGGGGGTGCTTGCCGCGCGCACCAAGGCGCAATCGCCTCGCAATCCTTTGGGCTTGGTCCTGTTTCGCGCCAACACATTGGTTTTGGCAGCAGGTGGTCCGGGCGAGTTATATCGCGACAGCGTGTTTCCAAACGGTTGCTTTGGCTCTTTGGGATTGGCGCTCGAAGCTGGCCTGGAACTGGTAAATCTGACCGAGAGCCAATTTGGCATCGGAACCCGTCGCGAAGGGTTTCCGTGGAATTTGTCTGGCACCTATGTGCAAGCCATGCCGCATATCTATTCTGTCGATGACACCGGTGCAGAGCACCATTTTTTGGCGCAATATTACCGAACCACCCAAGAGCTGGCCTCTAATATCTTTCGAAAAGGCTATCAGTGGCCGTTTCACGCTACCCGCATGTTAGACTTTGGGTCCAGCTTGATCGACATTGCAATTTACCGCGAATCCGCGCTTGGCCGCCGGGTCTTTATGGACTTCAACCGCAACCCATTGCCGGTGGACGGAGATGCACCCTTTGATATTAAGCGGCTAGACGAAGATGTCAGTGCCTATTTGACAACTGCGGGTGCCCAACAAGCACAGCCACTTGCACGGTTGCATCATATGAACCCCCTCGCGATCGAGCTTTATCGTCGCTACAAAGTCGACATCACCCAAACCCCGCTGGAATTTGCAGTCAACAACCAGCATATGAACGGTGGCATTGCTGTGGACACCTGGGGCCGCACCAATCTGACGGGCACCTATGCCATTGGCGAAGCGGCAGGCACCCATGGCGTGACGCGGCCGGGTGGTGCGGCGCTGAATGCTGGTCAGGTGTTTGGAACGCGGGTGGCGGAACATATCGCCGCCCATCAAGCGGCCCGGTCTTCCCAGCCTGCAACAAAGAATGCAGATCAGTCGGCGGCTGTGTCAGAGTTGATCAATATTCTAAATACAGAAAGCCCGCTGCATGCCAGCGACGTGCGCCATCAGGTTCAGGCGCGTATGAGCGACAACGCCGGTATCGTCTGTACCGCTGACGCCGTTAAAAAGGCGCTTGGCGAGAGCCAAGACTTAAACCAGAAAATTCAAGCAACCGGCCTGCGATGCCAAAAGCCAAATGATCTCACCAGAGCAGTGCAATGGCAGCAAATCTCGCTGGCTTCAGAAGCCGTATTGGCAGCGTTGGATCATTACATTTCGCAGGGTGGGGGCAGCCGTGGCGCGCGCGCCATTTGCGATGATGCCGGCGACGCCCTACCGCAGGCAAAATCTGGCCCCTTGCAAGAGCTGCGGTTTCGCAGCGAGCGACAAACAGATCTTGATCACCAGATTATTGTACAAATGGTCGATGGCAAGTTGCAGATATCCACCCGCCCAAACCGCCTGTTCGACGAGGCGGCAACCTCGTTTTTTGAACGGGATTGGCCGGCCTGGTTGACCGGTGGGATCTTTGATCTGGAAAGGGG